GGCCGCGGGCCTGCGTCCCGGTGACACCGTGACCGCCGTCGGCAACACCCCGATCCACAGCTGGGACCAGGCCACCGCGCTGATCCGCGCCGCGGGCGCCGGACCGCTGCCGCTCACCGTGCGCCGGGACGGCCAGCAGCTGACCGTCACCCCCGACCTGGTCACCCGCGACCGTCCCGACCCCGATCACCCCGATCGCATCAGCAACGTCGGCGTGCTCGGCGTCAGCGCCGACAGCCACCTCGTGCACGCCGGCCCGATCGCCGGCGCCAAGGGCTCGGCCATCCTGATGCGCCGGGTGGTCACCGGCAGCGTGCACGCGTTGTTCACCATCCCGAACAAGATCCCCAATCTGGTCGACTCGCTGCACGGCGGCACCCGGGACAAGGAGGGCCTGGTCGGCGTCGTGGGCGCGGCCCGCATCTCCGGGGAGACCCTCAACGTCCACCAGGTCTCGCTGGGCGAACGCATCGGCGCGATTTTCACCATCATCGGCGGGCTGAACATCTTCATCGGCCTGTTCAACGTGCTGCCGCTGCCGCCGCTGGACGGCGGCCACATGGCCGTCGTCGGGTATGAGTCCCTGCGCCGCTGGCGGTCCCGGAAGCTGGGCCGCCCCGACCCAGGCCGCATCCCGACCGCGAAGCTGCTGCCGGCGACCTATGTGTTCCTGGTGCTCGCCGGCTGCCTGACGGTGTTGCTGATCGCCGCGGACATCGTCAACCCGGTCACGCTGTACTGAGCGCGCCGCCCGGGAGAAGGCCGGCTATACCTGACAAACGCCACTAGTCGGGTCGCGGTCGAGTCAACTATTACCTATGAATATGACGAGAACCAGCGCGAGGAAGCTGCGGTGGACGCTCACCGCGTGCCTGCTCGCGGCGACCACGATCGCCGGGGCGCTGGTCGCGATGTGCAACACCTCGAGCCACGACACCCTGACCCCGACCGCCGTCGTCGAAGGGCGCTGACGGGGCGTCAGCCAGACAGCTGCGCGATGGTCTGCCGGCGCACCGCATCGGTTTCGCGGTGGAAGGTCGACCCCGAGTTCGTAGCGCAATTCCCACGCGGCCGCCGGCCCGTCGTTCGTGGCGATCTTGCTGCCTGCGGTGCGCGGACTAGCGTCAGGTTCTGCATGACTACGGGTTGTCCGCCGACCGCAAGCCCTAGCCCGACAGCTGCGCCCGGGCCTCGCGCAGCAGCGCGACTTCAGCCGGCGCGGGGTTGCTCGGGGTCGGCGCCCCGGCGCAACCCTCCAGGATTGGACGGACGGATCAGTGAGCCGGCTGGTACCAAGCCGGAGGCGTGAAACG
Above is a genomic segment from Sporichthyaceae bacterium containing:
- a CDS encoding site-2 protease family protein is translated as MVTAVRNYITGLLWFTDAVLTAIGVVLFVLLLLFSVAVHEFGHLLTAKHYGMKATEYFVGFGPKLWSFRRGETEYGLKAIPAGGYVRIIGMADTEVIAEVDQPRAFHRFPARKRQVVLVAGSASHMILAFLLFFIALVGFGTSKITTTVASVAPCVPAAGAAACTATDPASPAAAAGLRPGDTVTAVGNTPIHSWDQATALIRAAGAGPLPLTVRRDGQQLTVTPDLVTRDRPDPDHPDRISNVGVLGVSADSHLVHAGPIAGAKGSAILMRRVVTGSVHALFTIPNKIPNLVDSLHGGTRDKEGLVGVVGAARISGETLNVHQVSLGERIGAIFTIIGGLNIFIGLFNVLPLPPLDGGHMAVVGYESLRRWRSRKLGRPDPGRIPTAKLLPATYVFLVLAGCLTVLLIAADIVNPVTLY